The window AACCTTGCTTTTTCAGGTGGCCTAGAAAACATGGGACACATGCGGCATAATCTGTTACAACGCCATTCACCCAACGAGATGCCGTATGCATATGGGAAATCCATACGCATATGTTGTTTTCGTTGTTTTCTCTTTTCCAACCAGTTTAAATTATGAATGTTCAAATGAATTCTCCTTTTGGGCTTTACTTTGTAATAATATCCTTTTTACATCATCAACTCCACAGTTCATAACAGCATCAATAATTGATAAGCCTGATACAAAATCGCCGTTCTTTATACCAATTTGACTATAAATCGGATGAATAAAGTTTTGATATATTAAGCTTATTCCTGCAGCAGGAAACTTATCATCTTCCTGATAACCAGCTGCCCCTCCACCACAAAGGTAAGCTGTTCCTCCGATTTTTTTAGTTATTTCTATCAGTAAATCTGTAGATTTATTGGTTGTCATTAAATCACTTTGGGATATAAACGTTGTATTAATATTAAGCATTCTGCATACTGCAGTTATATTATTAATATTGTATTCAATTAAATAGTCATATGGCGCAAATAAAAGCGGTGCCAACCACTCCATTGTCTGTTTAAAGAAAGGGGCTTTCGTATAATTATATATTAAAGTCTTGTATATTTTTCCCTTCCACTTCTGGCTGTTATCTATCTTTACATCTTTTATCAACTCAAAACCATGGCTTTTTATTATCGGACAACTAACCCATATCGGCTTCCCCTGAATTAATAATTTAACACGATTTAGCCAGGTACCGCTCCCTGTTCGTTGTCGAGCAACATTATCCAAAAATACAAAAACATCAGACCTGATTATTTTATCGAAATACCCCAGCCATGGAAAAAAGTTTGGCTGATGTATGGCAACTACTATTTCCTGTTTACTTAACGACACGTCCAATTCTCTCCTTTTGAAGTCTCTCTACATCATCTAGGTGCATAAAATAATCAATTATTATTTTCTGATCTT is drawn from Peptococcaceae bacterium and contains these coding sequences:
- a CDS encoding WbqC family protein, with the protein product MSLSKQEIVVAIHQPNFFPWLGYFDKIIRSDVFVFLDNVARQRTGSGTWLNRVKLLIQGKPIWVSCPIIKSHGFELIKDVKIDNSQKWKGKIYKTLIYNYTKAPFFKQTMEWLAPLLFAPYDYLIEYNINNITAVCRMLNINTTFISQSDLMTTNKSTDLLIEITKKIGGTAYLCGGGAAGYQEDDKFPAAGISLIYQNFIHPIYSQIGIKNGDFVSGLSIIDAVMNCGVDDVKRILLQSKAQKENSFEHS